The following are encoded in a window of Vidua macroura isolate BioBank_ID:100142 chromosome 26, ASM2450914v1, whole genome shotgun sequence genomic DNA:
- the UBXN6 gene encoding UBX domain-containing protein 6 isoform X3 — MRKFFQEIKADLKFKTAGPGQKLSEPSRAPREKPKAEVAPKPRQAPTDEAQRAAAAALARLELKPKGKAPSASQEAIKSQVRKELMAEAAASEKGLSMEEKQQEEEGAAAPSVSGVYFICPLTGAIVRKDQKEKQLREAIQAYFSVDPVAASIMEIHTFNKDREKVRVCVETMAKYLDNIYLHPEEEKYRKIKLQNKVFQERISCLEGTHKFFQAVGFETKTLPVPGQETTEEFYVLKEEVLSRLEELKERKEQLLSSEPVRAQLHRQLALFQPSPAAARFELPHDFFNLTAEELRREQRLRTEAVEKASMLRTRAMREKDEQREMRKYNYTLLRVRFPDGYILQGTFYARESVSVLYNFVREALRDDWLPFELLGPGGLKLTDENLAFNECGLDCWSDVSSQVALV; from the exons ATGCGCAAGTTCTTCCAGGAGATCAAGGCCGACCTGAAGTTCAAGACGGCGGGGCCCGGGCAGAAGCTCTCGGAGCCGTCCCG GGCCCCCAGGGAGAAGCCCAAAGCCGAGGTGGCCCCGAAGCCCCGTCAGGCCCCGACGGATGAGGCGCAGagagcggcggccgcggcgctggCCCGGCTGGAGCTGAAGCCCAAGGGAAAGGCACCGTCCGCCTCCCAGGAGGCCATCAAGAGCCAGG TGAGAAAGGAGCTGATGGCCGAGGCAGCTGCCAGCGAGAAGGGGCTCTCCATGGAGGAAAAG cagcaggaggaggaaggggcagctgctccctctgtCTCGGGGGTTTATTTCATTTGCCCCTTGACTGGTGCCATTGTGAGGAAAgaccagaaggaaaagcagctccGAGAAGCCATCCAGGCA TATTTCTCCGTGGATCCAGTGGCTGCTTCCATCATGGAGATCCACACCTTCAACAAGGACCGGGAGAAGGTCCGGGTGTGCGTGGAGACCATGGCCAA GTACCTGGATAACATCTATCTCCATCCAGAGGAGGAGAAATACCGGAAAATCAAACTGCAGAACAAGGTGTTTCAG gaaaGGATAAGCTGcttggaagggacacacaaatTTTTCCAGGCTGTCGGGTTTGAGACAAAAACACTGCCTGTTCCAGGACAAG AGACCACGGAGGAGTTCTACGTGCtgaaggaggaggtgctgagcaggctggaagagctgaaggagcgcaaggagcagctgctgagctcgGAGCCCGTGCGGGCGCAGCTGCACCGGCAGCTCGCGCTCTTCCAGCCGTCGCCCGCGGCCGCGCGCTTCGAGCTGCCCCACGACTTCTTCAACCTCACTGCAGAGGAGCTCCGGAGGGAGCAGCGGCTCCg GACAGAGGCGGTGGAGAAGGCGTCGATGCTGAGGACCAGAGCCATGCGCGAGAAGGACGAGCAGAGGGAGATGAGGAAGTACAACTACACCCTGCTGCGGGTGCGCTTCCCCGATGGATACATCCTCCAAG GGACTTTTTATGCCCGAGAATCAGTATCTGTGCTCTACAACTTTGTGAGAGAAGCACTCAGAGATGACTGGCTGCCCTTTGAGCTCCTGGGACCTGGAGGTCTCAAACTGACTGATGAGAACTTGGCCTTCAATGAATGTGGGTTG gaCTGCTGGAGCGACGTGAGCTCACAGGTGGCTTTGGTTTag
- the UBXN6 gene encoding UBX domain-containing protein 6 isoform X2, giving the protein MRKFFQEIKADLKFKTAGPGQKLSEPSRAPREKPKAEVAPKPRQAPTDEAQRAAAAALARLELKPKGKAPSASQEAIKSQVRKELMAEAAASEKGLSMEEKQEEEGAAAPSVSGVYFICPLTGAIVRKDQKEKQLREAIQAYFSVDPVAASIMEIHTFNKDREKVRVCVETMAKYLDNIYLHPEEEKYRKIKLQNKVFQERISCLEGTHKFFQAVGFETKTLPVPGQETTEEFYVLKEEVLSRLEELKERKEQLLSSEPVRAQLHRQLALFQPSPAAARFELPHDFFNLTAEELRREQRLRTEAVEKASMLRTRAMREKDEQREMRKYNYTLLRVRFPDGYILQGTFYARESVSVLYNFVREALRDDWLPFELLGPGGLKLTDENLAFNECGLVPSALLSLAWDAAVMADVEAAAEEQRSPLRPELLARAQTLS; this is encoded by the exons ATGCGCAAGTTCTTCCAGGAGATCAAGGCCGACCTGAAGTTCAAGACGGCGGGGCCCGGGCAGAAGCTCTCGGAGCCGTCCCG GGCCCCCAGGGAGAAGCCCAAAGCCGAGGTGGCCCCGAAGCCCCGTCAGGCCCCGACGGATGAGGCGCAGagagcggcggccgcggcgctggCCCGGCTGGAGCTGAAGCCCAAGGGAAAGGCACCGTCCGCCTCCCAGGAGGCCATCAAGAGCCAGG TGAGAAAGGAGCTGATGGCCGAGGCAGCTGCCAGCGAGAAGGGGCTCTCCATGGAGGAAAAG caggaggaggaaggggcagctgctccctctgtCTCGGGGGTTTATTTCATTTGCCCCTTGACTGGTGCCATTGTGAGGAAAgaccagaaggaaaagcagctccGAGAAGCCATCCAGGCA TATTTCTCCGTGGATCCAGTGGCTGCTTCCATCATGGAGATCCACACCTTCAACAAGGACCGGGAGAAGGTCCGGGTGTGCGTGGAGACCATGGCCAA GTACCTGGATAACATCTATCTCCATCCAGAGGAGGAGAAATACCGGAAAATCAAACTGCAGAACAAGGTGTTTCAG gaaaGGATAAGCTGcttggaagggacacacaaatTTTTCCAGGCTGTCGGGTTTGAGACAAAAACACTGCCTGTTCCAGGACAAG AGACCACGGAGGAGTTCTACGTGCtgaaggaggaggtgctgagcaggctggaagagctgaaggagcgcaaggagcagctgctgagctcgGAGCCCGTGCGGGCGCAGCTGCACCGGCAGCTCGCGCTCTTCCAGCCGTCGCCCGCGGCCGCGCGCTTCGAGCTGCCCCACGACTTCTTCAACCTCACTGCAGAGGAGCTCCGGAGGGAGCAGCGGCTCCg GACAGAGGCGGTGGAGAAGGCGTCGATGCTGAGGACCAGAGCCATGCGCGAGAAGGACGAGCAGAGGGAGATGAGGAAGTACAACTACACCCTGCTGCGGGTGCGCTTCCCCGATGGATACATCCTCCAAG GGACTTTTTATGCCCGAGAATCAGTATCTGTGCTCTACAACTTTGTGAGAGAAGCACTCAGAGATGACTGGCTGCCCTTTGAGCTCCTGGGACCTGGAGGTCTCAAACTGACTGATGAGAACTTGGCCTTCAATGAATGTGGGTTG GTGCCCTCGGCCCTGctgagcctggcctgggacGCCGCGGTCATGGCAGACGTggaggcggcggcggaggagcagCGCAGCCCCCTCAGGCCCGAGCTGCTGGCCAGGGCCCAGACCCTGTCCTGA
- the UBXN6 gene encoding UBX domain-containing protein 6 isoform X1, with amino-acid sequence MRKFFQEIKADLKFKTAGPGQKLSEPSRAPREKPKAEVAPKPRQAPTDEAQRAAAAALARLELKPKGKAPSASQEAIKSQVRKELMAEAAASEKGLSMEEKQQEEEGAAAPSVSGVYFICPLTGAIVRKDQKEKQLREAIQAYFSVDPVAASIMEIHTFNKDREKVRVCVETMAKYLDNIYLHPEEEKYRKIKLQNKVFQERISCLEGTHKFFQAVGFETKTLPVPGQETTEEFYVLKEEVLSRLEELKERKEQLLSSEPVRAQLHRQLALFQPSPAAARFELPHDFFNLTAEELRREQRLRTEAVEKASMLRTRAMREKDEQREMRKYNYTLLRVRFPDGYILQGTFYARESVSVLYNFVREALRDDWLPFELLGPGGLKLTDENLAFNECGLVPSALLSLAWDAAVMADVEAAAEEQRSPLRPELLARAQTLS; translated from the exons ATGCGCAAGTTCTTCCAGGAGATCAAGGCCGACCTGAAGTTCAAGACGGCGGGGCCCGGGCAGAAGCTCTCGGAGCCGTCCCG GGCCCCCAGGGAGAAGCCCAAAGCCGAGGTGGCCCCGAAGCCCCGTCAGGCCCCGACGGATGAGGCGCAGagagcggcggccgcggcgctggCCCGGCTGGAGCTGAAGCCCAAGGGAAAGGCACCGTCCGCCTCCCAGGAGGCCATCAAGAGCCAGG TGAGAAAGGAGCTGATGGCCGAGGCAGCTGCCAGCGAGAAGGGGCTCTCCATGGAGGAAAAG cagcaggaggaggaaggggcagctgctccctctgtCTCGGGGGTTTATTTCATTTGCCCCTTGACTGGTGCCATTGTGAGGAAAgaccagaaggaaaagcagctccGAGAAGCCATCCAGGCA TATTTCTCCGTGGATCCAGTGGCTGCTTCCATCATGGAGATCCACACCTTCAACAAGGACCGGGAGAAGGTCCGGGTGTGCGTGGAGACCATGGCCAA GTACCTGGATAACATCTATCTCCATCCAGAGGAGGAGAAATACCGGAAAATCAAACTGCAGAACAAGGTGTTTCAG gaaaGGATAAGCTGcttggaagggacacacaaatTTTTCCAGGCTGTCGGGTTTGAGACAAAAACACTGCCTGTTCCAGGACAAG AGACCACGGAGGAGTTCTACGTGCtgaaggaggaggtgctgagcaggctggaagagctgaaggagcgcaaggagcagctgctgagctcgGAGCCCGTGCGGGCGCAGCTGCACCGGCAGCTCGCGCTCTTCCAGCCGTCGCCCGCGGCCGCGCGCTTCGAGCTGCCCCACGACTTCTTCAACCTCACTGCAGAGGAGCTCCGGAGGGAGCAGCGGCTCCg GACAGAGGCGGTGGAGAAGGCGTCGATGCTGAGGACCAGAGCCATGCGCGAGAAGGACGAGCAGAGGGAGATGAGGAAGTACAACTACACCCTGCTGCGGGTGCGCTTCCCCGATGGATACATCCTCCAAG GGACTTTTTATGCCCGAGAATCAGTATCTGTGCTCTACAACTTTGTGAGAGAAGCACTCAGAGATGACTGGCTGCCCTTTGAGCTCCTGGGACCTGGAGGTCTCAAACTGACTGATGAGAACTTGGCCTTCAATGAATGTGGGTTG GTGCCCTCGGCCCTGctgagcctggcctgggacGCCGCGGTCATGGCAGACGTggaggcggcggcggaggagcagCGCAGCCCCCTCAGGCCCGAGCTGCTGGCCAGGGCCCAGACCCTGTCCTGA